The Paenibacillus tianjinensis genome has a window encoding:
- a CDS encoding GNAT family N-acetyltransferase, translating into MSEVYRLAELKDAEQLLDVTYRAYELIRELGLHWPAANADLALIEDNIATNECYVLEIGGTIIATITLSKEEEIRKLSPLPFIKWFAAHPEYSNKGYGGKLLDWVEENIILGQLGSREVTLATAKKHPWLVEMYERRGYERFLELDPQNGDGIMYLLKKTLADKPQFIQRG; encoded by the coding sequence ATGAGTGAGGTATATCGGCTGGCAGAGCTGAAGGATGCGGAGCAGTTGCTGGATGTTACATACCGCGCCTATGAGCTGATTCGTGAACTCGGGCTGCATTGGCCGGCGGCCAATGCCGACTTGGCGCTTATTGAAGACAACATAGCCACGAATGAGTGTTACGTGCTCGAAATCGGCGGAACGATAATTGCGACTATAACATTGTCCAAGGAGGAAGAGATCAGGAAGCTTAGCCCGCTGCCTTTTATCAAATGGTTCGCTGCCCACCCGGAATACAGCAACAAGGGGTATGGCGGAAAGCTGCTGGACTGGGTGGAAGAGAATATTATTCTCGGACAATTGGGTTCACGTGAAGTCACTTTGGCAACGGCGAAGAAGCATCCGTGGCTGGTTGAAATGTATGAACGCCGGGGTTACGAGCGGTTCCTGGAGCTTGACCCGCAGAACGGCGACGGCATTATGTATCTGCTGAAAAAAACACTTGCAGACAAACCACAATTCATTCAAAGGGGATAG
- a CDS encoding transporter substrate-binding domain-containing protein yields MKKSISLVFASILTLAIAGCGNNSNNAANSGQTGNTAEAASANATAEPAKATKIIVGTGTGFPQVCFLDENGKLTGFDVELLKEIDNRLPDYEFDFQTMDFSNLLLSLETKKIDLVAHVMEKNPERELKYSFNKEAYAHWRNRIVVAKDNNEVQTLDDLKGKKALVGATSAQAQILENYNKEHDNAINIVYQSGTANDAADQISTGRVDATLAADFVLPIIDPQSKLKATGPELSSADILYVFRKDDADSQKLSDAIDGAIKELKTDGTLGKLSTEWLGADVTADSAK; encoded by the coding sequence ATGAAAAAGTCCATTTCACTCGTATTTGCATCCATACTGACACTTGCGATTGCCGGCTGCGGGAATAACAGCAACAACGCCGCGAACAGCGGCCAGACCGGAAATACGGCTGAGGCCGCCTCCGCGAATGCAACAGCTGAGCCAGCCAAAGCTACGAAAATTATTGTGGGCACAGGCACAGGTTTTCCTCAAGTTTGCTTCCTTGATGAGAACGGCAAGCTTACAGGCTTCGATGTAGAGCTGCTCAAAGAAATTGATAACCGGCTGCCGGACTATGAATTCGATTTTCAGACGATGGATTTCAGCAATCTGCTCCTGAGTCTCGAGACGAAGAAGATCGATCTCGTGGCCCATGTCATGGAAAAGAATCCGGAGCGTGAGCTGAAGTATTCCTTTAATAAAGAAGCCTACGCCCACTGGAGAAACCGCATTGTCGTGGCTAAGGATAACAATGAGGTCCAGACACTGGACGATCTGAAAGGCAAGAAAGCATTGGTTGGCGCGACCAGCGCTCAGGCGCAAATTCTTGAGAACTACAATAAAGAGCATGACAATGCGATTAACATCGTGTACCAGAGCGGTACGGCCAACGATGCAGCTGACCAGATCAGCACCGGCCGTGTGGATGCTACGCTCGCTGCAGATTTTGTCCTGCCGATCATTGATCCGCAGAGCAAGCTCAAGGCGACCGGTCCTGAACTGTCTTCCGCAGATATTCTCTATGTGTTCCGCAAGGATGATGCCGATTCGCAGAAGCTGTCGGATGCCATTGACGGTGCGATCAAAGAGCTGAAGACGGATGGCACCCTGGGCAAGCTGAGCACGGAATGGCTGGGTGCGGATGTTACAGCGGATTCTGCAAAGTGA
- a CDS encoding amino acid ABC transporter permease translates to MGAPFDISYVFSYLPKLLGTLGTTLLIVGCSLQAGIIVGFLVALPRLYKVPVLKTCSEIYISFFRGTPILIQLFLFYYGLPEILKLVHVDMTRTPVLVFVILTYGLHTGAYMSEMIRAAVLAVDKGQIEAAYATGMTGFQAFTRIVLPQALGIAIPVFSNLVIALLKDTSLAFTLGVMEMTGKAQTLGSLTQHFIETYIALALIYLVISFTIEKLLLIAERRLLRHEKRSTSEKKSFKIHKNWSYRRIIAELGPGKGGAGL, encoded by the coding sequence ATGGGTGCACCGTTTGATATCAGCTATGTATTTTCATATCTGCCTAAGCTGCTGGGGACTTTGGGTACCACGCTGCTGATTGTTGGCTGTTCACTGCAGGCAGGAATTATTGTCGGATTTCTCGTAGCGCTGCCAAGATTGTATAAAGTGCCGGTGCTGAAGACCTGCTCTGAAATCTATATCTCCTTTTTCCGGGGCACGCCGATTCTTATTCAGCTCTTCCTGTTCTATTACGGACTGCCTGAAATTCTGAAGCTGGTGCATGTGGATATGACCCGTACGCCGGTGCTGGTGTTTGTGATTCTGACCTACGGCCTGCATACCGGGGCTTATATGTCTGAAATGATCCGGGCCGCTGTGCTGGCGGTGGATAAGGGGCAGATCGAAGCTGCTTATGCAACAGGGATGACGGGGTTTCAAGCTTTTACACGGATCGTGCTGCCGCAGGCGCTTGGAATTGCCATTCCTGTATTCTCTAATCTGGTGATTGCCCTGCTGAAGGACACGTCACTGGCGTTCACGCTTGGTGTGATGGAAATGACGGGGAAGGCGCAGACGCTGGGCAGCTTAACGCAGCATTTTATTGAAACGTATATCGCGCTTGCGCTGATCTATCTGGTTATCAGCTTTACCATCGAGAAGCTGCTGCTTATAGCAGAACGCCGGCTGCTGCGGCATGAGAAACGTAGCACTTCCGAGAAAAAATCGTTTAAAATCCACAAAAACTGGTCCTACCGCCGCATTATTGCTGAACTGGGACCGGGTAAAGGAGGCGCCGGATTATGA
- a CDS encoding amino acid ABC transporter permease, which yields MKLDPSFIWTAFVQILSAIPTTLYITVVSVLIGFVIGVAVALIRIYRIPLLYPLAVGYVTFIRGTPMLTHLLLIYFGLPVLIDGLAEQFGWSFRSVSIPMIGFAYISFSITAGAYMSEVVRSGLLAVDRGQLEAAHSIGMTTPQALQRIVFPQALAASLPNLSNSVIGMLHGSTLAFTVSVVDINAKAQIVASTNWKFFEAYLAAALIFWGLTFLIERATSVIEKRINLYNRGGVA from the coding sequence ATGAAGCTGGACCCGTCGTTTATCTGGACAGCCTTCGTGCAGATTCTGAGTGCAATTCCTACGACCTTATATATTACTGTGGTTTCTGTTTTGATCGGGTTTGTGATTGGAGTGGCGGTAGCCCTGATCCGGATCTACCGGATTCCACTGCTCTATCCGCTGGCTGTCGGGTATGTCACCTTTATCCGAGGCACGCCGATGCTGACCCATCTGCTGCTGATTTATTTCGGGCTTCCTGTGCTGATTGACGGTCTGGCGGAGCAGTTCGGCTGGAGCTTCAGGTCGGTGTCGATTCCGATGATCGGCTTCGCTTATATTTCATTCTCGATTACAGCAGGTGCCTATATGTCCGAGGTTGTCCGTTCCGGCCTGCTCGCGGTGGACCGCGGCCAGCTGGAAGCCGCCCATTCCATCGGCATGACCACACCCCAGGCGCTGCAGCGGATTGTATTTCCCCAGGCGCTGGCGGCGAGTCTGCCCAATCTGTCAAATTCGGTAATCGGAATGCTGCACGGATCTACGCTGGCTTTTACCGTCTCGGTGGTGGATATCAACGCCAAGGCGCAGATTGTGGCTTCGACGAACTGGAAGTTTTTTGAGGCTTACCTGGCGGCGGCGCTGATCTTCTGGGGGCTTACGTTCCTGATTGAGCGCGCGACGTCAGTGATTGAGAAACGGATTAATCTGTATAACCGGGGGGGAGTGGCATGA
- a CDS encoding amino acid ABC transporter ATP-binding protein yields MISLTQISKSFGRHQVLSNIDLTVTKGEVVVILGPSGSGKTTLLRCVNYLEKPSGGEIAIGDFKVNCKHARKKEIHQLRQKTAMVFQQYNLFRHKTALENVMEGLLIVKKLPKDEARKRSIALLEKVGLGSKLDAYPSQLSGGQQQRVGIARALALEPEVILFDEPTSALDPELVGEVLAVIRKIAKEGITMIVVTHEMGFARDVANHVVFMDGGVIVEEGTPTELFNHPREERTKQFLKRITPELNYSI; encoded by the coding sequence ATGATCAGCTTAACGCAAATATCGAAGTCATTCGGCCGGCATCAGGTGCTCAGCAATATAGATTTAACGGTGACCAAAGGAGAGGTTGTCGTCATTCTAGGGCCCAGCGGATCAGGCAAGACGACACTGCTGCGCTGTGTGAACTATCTGGAAAAGCCCAGCGGCGGAGAGATCGCCATCGGGGATTTCAAGGTAAACTGCAAGCATGCCCGCAAAAAGGAGATTCATCAGCTCCGGCAAAAAACGGCAATGGTGTTCCAGCAGTACAATCTGTTCCGGCACAAAACCGCACTCGAGAACGTGATGGAAGGGCTGCTGATTGTCAAAAAGCTTCCGAAGGACGAAGCCAGAAAGCGGAGCATTGCGCTGCTTGAAAAGGTTGGCCTCGGCAGCAAGCTGGACGCTTATCCGAGCCAGCTGTCCGGAGGCCAGCAGCAACGGGTCGGCATTGCCCGTGCCCTGGCGCTGGAGCCGGAGGTTATTCTATTCGATGAACCGACGTCGGCGCTGGACCCGGAGCTGGTGGGCGAAGTGCTGGCCGTTATCCGCAAAATTGCTAAGGAAGGAATTACTATGATTGTGGTGACCCATGAGATGGGCTTTGCCCGCGATGTGGCGAACCATGTGGTCTTCATGGACGGCGGCGTCATTGTTGAAGAAGGCACACCAACAGAGCTGTTCAACCATCCGCGTGAAGAACGAACGAAGCAGTTTCTGAAGCGGATCACACCTGAACTGAACTATTCCATATAG
- a CDS encoding LLM class flavin-dependent oxidoreductase, whose protein sequence is MAITISVLDQSPIYPGETAEEAFRHTIRLAQLSEQLGFRRFWVSEHHDSEQVAGSSPEVLISHLLAKTERIRIGSGGIMLQHYSPYKVAENFNVLASLAPGRVDLGVGRAPGGLPRSTQALQQGKADSPSLTDKIIELEKYVHSRLEEDHPLAGLKAGPIPGTAPELYVLGASVSSAEIAAELGLPYVFSLFINGDRSVALEAIRAYRSGFVSAEGREPQAIIALALIAAETEEEAKELAGAHKLIRITLAGGKTLTVATREQAEEFARQSQEAYTIEEREPEVTKGTKASVREQLLALSEASGVEEFIVTTNVQPFDKRLRSFELLSEALAEVTAEA, encoded by the coding sequence ATGGCCATTACAATCAGCGTACTCGATCAAAGTCCGATCTATCCGGGAGAAACAGCGGAGGAAGCCTTCCGGCATACCATCAGGCTGGCGCAGCTGTCTGAACAGCTGGGGTTCCGCCGTTTCTGGGTTTCCGAGCACCATGATTCTGAGCAGGTGGCAGGCTCCTCGCCGGAAGTGCTGATCTCCCATCTGCTTGCGAAGACGGAGCGTATCCGTATCGGCTCCGGCGGAATTATGCTGCAGCATTACAGCCCGTACAAAGTGGCAGAGAATTTCAATGTGCTGGCTTCCCTGGCTCCGGGCCGGGTGGACCTGGGTGTAGGACGTGCTCCGGGCGGGCTGCCGCGCAGCACGCAGGCACTTCAGCAGGGGAAGGCGGATTCCCCCAGCCTGACGGATAAAATTATCGAGCTGGAGAAGTACGTACATAGCCGGCTTGAGGAAGATCATCCGCTGGCAGGGCTGAAGGCAGGCCCCATTCCGGGTACTGCTCCTGAGCTGTATGTGCTTGGGGCAAGTGTAAGCAGTGCGGAAATTGCCGCTGAGCTGGGCTTACCGTACGTGTTCTCCTTGTTCATCAACGGAGACCGGTCGGTGGCGCTGGAGGCGATCCGCGCTTACCGCAGCGGTTTTGTATCAGCGGAGGGCAGAGAGCCGCAGGCGATTATTGCCCTGGCACTCATTGCTGCGGAGACGGAGGAAGAAGCGAAGGAGCTGGCGGGAGCGCATAAGCTGATCCGGATTACGCTGGCGGGCGGGAAGACGCTGACGGTAGCTACCCGGGAGCAGGCGGAGGAATTTGCCCGCCAGAGCCAAGAAGCCTACACGATCGAAGAGCGGGAGCCGGAGGTTACCAAAGGCACAAAGGCCTCCGTGCGTGAACAGCTGCTGGCACTGTCGGAAGCCTCCGGTGTGGAGGAGTTCATCGTAACGACGAATGTGCAGCCGTTTGACAAACGGCTTCGCTCGTTTGAGCTGTTGAGTGAAGCGCTCGCTGAGGTGACGGCAGAGGCCTAA
- a CDS encoding amidohydrolase, translating to MTSKTAELSAEALGDQLTGIRRHLHRHPELSNEEFETTKYITSQLTQAGIKILDYGLATGVIAEIGSGRSGPVIALRADIDALPIQEETGAEYASQVHGKMHACGHDFHTAALLGAAYLLKQQEEQLPGTVRLLFQPAEEKAQGAQRIISSGALQEVRAVIGLHNKPDLPVGTIGITGGPLMAAADGFVVEILGGSSHAAVPEAGTDPIVAASHIVTALQSIISRNVSPLESAVVSVTQIHSGNSWNIIPDQAVLEGTIRTFDEAVRIKVLERFEQVTAGVAAALGASATVRWIGGPPPVINDEALAALGIESAEALGYRAVKPVPSPAGEDFAFYQRVVPGLFVFAGTDGSREWHHPAFDLDERALPVAARFLADIAVRSLEYYASGGGAES from the coding sequence ATGACCAGTAAAACCGCCGAGCTGAGCGCAGAAGCGCTCGGCGATCAGTTAACCGGAATCCGCCGTCATCTGCATCGGCACCCGGAGCTGTCCAATGAAGAATTTGAAACGACAAAATATATTACTTCGCAGCTTACACAGGCCGGGATTAAAATTCTGGATTACGGGCTGGCAACCGGTGTAATCGCAGAGATTGGAAGCGGCAGGTCCGGTCCGGTCATCGCCCTGCGGGCCGATATTGATGCCTTGCCGATCCAGGAGGAAACCGGCGCGGAGTATGCCTCGCAGGTTCACGGCAAAATGCACGCGTGCGGTCATGACTTTCATACGGCGGCATTGCTCGGCGCGGCCTATCTGTTGAAGCAGCAGGAGGAGCAGCTGCCGGGTACGGTGCGCCTCTTGTTCCAGCCCGCAGAGGAGAAGGCACAAGGGGCGCAGCGGATTATCAGCAGCGGGGCACTGCAAGAGGTGCGCGCGGTAATCGGGCTGCACAACAAGCCCGACCTGCCGGTCGGAACGATCGGCATTACCGGCGGCCCGCTCATGGCAGCCGCGGACGGGTTTGTGGTTGAGATTCTGGGCGGGAGCTCACATGCGGCGGTGCCGGAAGCAGGGACCGATCCTATCGTAGCCGCTTCGCATATAGTGACTGCGCTTCAGTCCATCATCAGCCGCAATGTCAGCCCTCTTGAAAGCGCGGTGGTGAGTGTGACGCAGATCCACAGCGGCAATTCATGGAATATCATTCCGGACCAAGCGGTGCTGGAAGGCACGATCCGCACGTTCGATGAAGCCGTGCGCATTAAGGTTTTGGAGCGCTTCGAGCAGGTAACGGCTGGAGTAGCCGCCGCCCTGGGAGCATCTGCTACTGTCCGCTGGATCGGCGGACCGCCGCCGGTAATTAACGACGAAGCCCTTGCCGCGCTTGGGATCGAGTCGGCCGAAGCACTCGGCTACCGAGCGGTGAAGCCGGTACCCTCTCCGGCGGGTGAGGACTTTGCCTTCTACCAGCGCGTAGTGCCGGGACTGTTCGTCTTCGCCGGCACGGACGGAAGCCGGGAATGGCATCATCCGGCCTTCGATCTGGATGAACGGGCATTGCCGGTGGCCGCCCGCTTCCTCGCGGATATCGCTGTACGTTCCTTGGAGTACTACGCTTCCGGGGGAGGTGCGGAATCATAG
- the solA gene encoding N-methyl-L-tryptophan oxidase, translating to MAEHLNYDVIIVGAGSMGMSAGYELARRAVKTLLIDAFDPPHTEGSHHGDTRLIRHAYSGDPAYIDLALRADVLWQEAEQLSGTELLVRSGVLNLADSAVYSFSGRLAEAEKRKVRVEHLDAGEIRRRWPALSIPESFAAMYEPDAGYLYSERCIAAYRQLALAHGAELLTNTPVLNITAREGSVTIHTAKGDYHGAAAILSAGAWFSMLAPFVHLPIKAVRKVVGWFDSAPAFAAGNFPGFTLGTEEGGYYGFPGIGGAGLKIGRHDTGREWSPGEPLAPFGSEAADEGDLRRVLEAYMPGAAGRLLKGSVCKYEHTPDEDFIIDRHPLHPNVLLAGGFSGHGFKFSSVVGEILADLTISGATSHNIRPFSLSRFTPSGHSQAGLILEGM from the coding sequence ATAGCTGAGCATTTAAATTATGACGTCATTATCGTTGGCGCAGGCTCAATGGGGATGAGTGCCGGGTATGAGCTGGCCCGGCGCGCGGTGAAGACGCTGCTCATCGATGCCTTTGATCCGCCGCATACAGAAGGAAGTCATCACGGCGATACCCGGCTGATCCGCCATGCGTATAGCGGAGATCCCGCCTATATTGATCTGGCACTGCGTGCAGATGTGTTATGGCAGGAAGCCGAGCAGCTAAGCGGAACAGAGCTGCTGGTACGCTCGGGAGTGCTCAATCTCGCGGACAGCGCCGTCTATTCCTTCAGCGGCCGTCTGGCTGAAGCAGAGAAACGGAAGGTGCGGGTAGAGCACCTGGACGCCGGGGAAATCCGGCGGCGCTGGCCGGCCCTGAGCATTCCTGAATCGTTCGCAGCGATGTATGAGCCGGATGCCGGATATTTGTACAGTGAGCGGTGTATTGCAGCTTACCGCCAGCTTGCTCTGGCACATGGAGCGGAACTGCTGACGAATACACCGGTATTGAATATCACGGCGCGCGAAGGCAGTGTTACGATTCACACGGCTAAAGGTGATTATCACGGAGCAGCAGCGATTCTTAGCGCCGGAGCCTGGTTCAGCATGTTGGCGCCTTTTGTGCATCTGCCAATTAAGGCGGTCCGCAAGGTCGTCGGCTGGTTTGATAGCGCACCGGCTTTTGCTGCCGGGAATTTCCCCGGGTTTACGCTGGGAACCGAGGAAGGCGGTTATTACGGCTTTCCCGGTATTGGCGGGGCCGGCCTGAAGATCGGCCGGCATGATACGGGTCGGGAATGGTCGCCGGGTGAACCGCTGGCGCCGTTCGGCAGTGAAGCCGCCGACGAGGGAGACCTCCGCCGGGTGCTGGAGGCTTACATGCCGGGTGCCGCCGGGCGGCTGCTTAAAGGCTCTGTATGCAAATATGAGCATACGCCGGATGAAGATTTTATCATAGACCGCCATCCGCTCCACCCTAATGTGCTGTTAGCCGGAGGATTCTCGGGGCATGGCTTTAAATTTTCCAGTGTCGTAGGAGAAATACTGGCGGACCTCACGATCAGCGGGGCAACAAGCCATAATATCCGGCCCTTTTCGTTATCGCGCTTCACACCGTCTGGCCATTCACAGGCAGGTCTTATATTGGAGGGGATGTAA
- a CDS encoding DinB family protein: MSSAQISEYLNTHQQLVQATDGLTEEQLKWKAEPASWSITEVLAHLADHSIVVSFRIRDILAGTTAQLPAFNQDAWISGQYANQGNAADSLELFRSLLHYNSLLLGRLSAEDWEKSGINFKGDTVRITDIVRSFTAHVQNHLAQIGRIKQGAVIAAYIQ; encoded by the coding sequence ATGAGCAGTGCTCAAATCAGTGAGTATCTAAATACGCATCAGCAATTAGTACAAGCGACAGACGGGTTAACGGAGGAACAGCTGAAATGGAAGGCGGAACCGGCCAGCTGGAGTATTACGGAGGTGCTGGCTCATCTAGCTGATCACAGCATTGTAGTTTCATTCCGCATCCGTGACATCCTTGCAGGTACCACAGCACAGCTGCCGGCCTTTAACCAGGATGCCTGGATCAGCGGGCAGTATGCCAATCAGGGAAACGCCGCCGACAGTCTGGAGCTGTTCCGCAGCCTGCTGCATTATAACAGCCTGCTGCTTGGCCGTTTGAGTGCAGAGGATTGGGAGAAAAGCGGAATCAACTTCAAAGGTGACACCGTGAGAATAACCGACATTGTCCGCAGCTTCACTGCACATGTGCAGAACCATCTTGCCCAGATTGGACGGATTAAGCAGGGCGCAGTCATCGCAGCATACATTCAGTAA
- a CDS encoding LLM class flavin-dependent oxidoreductase — translation MTKPKQLKLGALLHGVGGSTSMWRHPDAKPDASVNFELYKQWVQKAEEGKLDLIFIADGLYINEKSIPHFLNRFEPLTILSALAAVSTNIGLVGTLSTSYSEPFTVARQFGSLDVISGGRAGWNVVTSPLEGSASNYSKKEHPDHSKRYRIAEEYLQVARGLWDSWEDDAFVRDKESGVFFDPQKMHTLNHEGEFFSVKGPLNIARSKQGQPVVFQAGSSEVGKNYASKEADAIFTGHESLEDAQAFYSDVKSRIASFGRNPDEVLIFPGIAPIIGDTPEEAERKYQEVAGLVTIENALNYLGRFFEHHDFSQYPLDEPFPDVGELGRNSFQSGTDKIKKDAKERGLTLRQVAIQSATPRSSFIGTPEQVADQVQLWFESGGADGFMIAAAVPNGLEEFVDRVVPILQERGLFRTEYESDTLRGNLGIPVPENRYAKASQPAGQI, via the coding sequence ATGACCAAACCAAAACAACTGAAGCTGGGCGCACTGCTGCACGGAGTGGGAGGCAGCACGTCGATGTGGCGCCATCCGGACGCCAAGCCTGATGCCAGTGTGAACTTCGAATTATATAAACAGTGGGTACAGAAGGCAGAGGAAGGCAAGCTGGATCTGATCTTCATCGCGGACGGCTTGTACATTAACGAAAAGTCCATTCCGCATTTCCTGAACCGGTTTGAGCCGCTGACGATTCTCAGCGCACTTGCTGCTGTCAGTACTAACATCGGTCTGGTCGGCACCTTGTCTACCTCCTACAGTGAACCCTTTACGGTTGCGCGCCAGTTCGGCTCTCTCGATGTTATCAGCGGCGGCCGGGCCGGCTGGAATGTGGTTACTTCCCCGCTGGAAGGCTCCGCTTCGAATTACAGCAAAAAAGAGCATCCGGACCATAGCAAACGCTACCGCATTGCAGAGGAGTATTTACAGGTGGCGCGCGGTTTGTGGGATTCCTGGGAGGATGATGCGTTTGTCCGCGACAAGGAGTCAGGCGTCTTTTTTGATCCGCAAAAAATGCATACGCTGAACCATGAAGGGGAGTTCTTCTCTGTGAAGGGACCGCTCAATATTGCCCGTTCGAAGCAGGGGCAGCCGGTCGTGTTCCAGGCAGGTTCTTCGGAGGTCGGCAAAAACTACGCTTCGAAGGAAGCGGACGCTATCTTCACTGGACATGAATCGCTAGAGGATGCGCAGGCTTTCTATAGTGATGTGAAGTCGCGGATTGCCTCGTTTGGCCGGAACCCGGATGAGGTGCTGATCTTCCCGGGAATTGCCCCAATTATCGGCGACACGCCGGAGGAGGCGGAGCGCAAATACCAGGAGGTTGCCGGACTCGTAACGATCGAGAACGCACTGAATTATCTGGGCAGATTCTTCGAGCATCATGATTTCTCGCAGTATCCGCTGGATGAGCCGTTCCCTGATGTTGGCGAGCTGGGACGTAACAGCTTCCAGAGCGGCACGGATAAGATTAAAAAGGATGCGAAGGAGCGCGGCTTAACGCTGCGGCAGGTTGCTATTCAATCCGCTACTCCGCGCAGCAGCTTCATCGGGACTCCAGAGCAGGTAGCCGATCAGGTCCAGCTGTGGTTTGAATCGGGCGGCGCAGACGGATTCATGATCGCAGCCGCTGTACCGAACGGCCTGGAGGAATTCGTGGACCGGGTGGTGCCGATTCTCCAGGAGCGGGGATTGTTCCGCACGGAATACGAAAGTGACACCCTGCGCGGTAATCTTGGTATTCCTGTGCCGGAGAACCGCTACGCTAAGGCTTCCCAGCCGGCAGGACAGATTTGA
- a CDS encoding M20 metallopeptidase family protein produces the protein MTADGNVAVNRNPGIAEMLAYTGQLEEEIISIRRDLHTHPELLYDVARTSDKVAGLLEEWGISVRRNVGRHFGMGVTGTLQGLAGSGPVILLRADMDALPIEEQNELPYKSVKAGVMHACGHDAHTAMLLGAAKALAAFREQLAGTVLFVFQPAEEGAVRSPIDGRLLSGGRDMIEDGILEDVDFAYALHVMPELPAGQLGVHPHYAMAASSHFKVEFQGTAGHHSAPHNAVDAIQMAAQFIAGINGMMANQTDPQEAAVLAFGTVNAGTAVNVIAERSELTGTFRAFSKTTVAAITEGLKRHASSTAEAYGGEYRMELREGITVVNDGEAVQRMLRAAREVLGEDQAVLLDQPSLAGEDFGWYLDRVPGAFAFIGCGNVEKGITHAIHQPQFTIDEDMLVHGARIWVSLVMQHK, from the coding sequence TTGACCGCTGATGGAAACGTTGCGGTGAACCGGAACCCGGGTATCGCGGAAATGCTGGCTTATACCGGTCAGCTAGAGGAAGAAATCATCTCGATCCGCCGTGATTTGCACACCCATCCAGAGCTGCTGTACGATGTTGCCCGCACCTCTGATAAGGTAGCCGGCCTATTAGAAGAATGGGGGATTTCGGTACGGCGGAATGTTGGCAGGCATTTTGGAATGGGTGTCACCGGCACGCTGCAGGGGCTTGCGGGCAGCGGTCCGGTCATTCTGCTGCGGGCCGATATGGATGCTCTGCCGATTGAGGAACAAAATGAGCTGCCATACAAGTCTGTGAAGGCAGGAGTCATGCATGCCTGCGGACATGATGCCCATACCGCGATGCTGCTGGGGGCGGCCAAAGCTTTGGCAGCCTTCAGGGAGCAGCTGGCAGGCACGGTCCTGTTCGTCTTTCAGCCGGCGGAAGAAGGTGCAGTCCGGAGCCCGATAGACGGAAGGCTGCTCTCCGGGGGACGCGATATGATCGAGGATGGAATTCTGGAAGACGTAGACTTTGCATATGCACTGCATGTCATGCCTGAGCTTCCGGCAGGGCAGCTGGGCGTTCACCCGCATTATGCCATGGCAGCCTCCAGCCATTTCAAGGTGGAATTTCAGGGAACGGCCGGACATCACAGCGCCCCGCACAATGCAGTGGATGCTATCCAGATGGCCGCGCAGTTTATAGCGGGCATCAACGGAATGATGGCGAATCAGACAGATCCGCAGGAAGCAGCAGTGCTGGCTTTCGGCACTGTGAATGCAGGTACAGCCGTGAACGTTATCGCTGAGCGCAGTGAACTGACTGGAACGTTCAGAGCTTTCTCGAAGACAACAGTAGCTGCGATTACAGAGGGACTAAAACGGCATGCTTCGTCGACTGCGGAAGCATACGGCGGAGAATACCGGATGGAGCTACGCGAGGGAATTACAGTGGTCAACGACGGGGAAGCCGTGCAGCGGATGCTTCGTGCAGCCCGTGAGGTGCTGGGGGAAGATCAGGCAGTATTGCTGGATCAGCCCAGTCTTGCCGGTGAAGACTTCGGCTGGTATCTTGACCGTGTTCCCGGTGCATTTGCCTTCATCGGCTGCGGAAATGTTGAGAAAGGAATTACTCATGCCATCCATCAGCCGCAGTTTACTATTGATGAAGATATGCTGGTCCACGGCGCAAGGATATGGGTCAGCCTTGTAATGCAGCACAAATGA